In one window of Chelonoidis abingdonii isolate Lonesome George unplaced genomic scaffold, CheloAbing_2.0 scaffold1143, whole genome shotgun sequence DNA:
- the LOC142046065 gene encoding LOW QUALITY PROTEIN: lectin-like (The sequence of the model RefSeq protein was modified relative to this genomic sequence to represent the inferred CDS: inserted 1 base in 1 codon; deleted 1 base in 1 codon), translating to QDSCYKAVMNPTKWHEAEVACQSYGKNSHLASIHSAEENDFIFHLMGKPLDYTKGRAYWIGAHDTFKEGSFICGRDGSPKYISGTFPAGQPDAPPGENYXGSWILQNGFVTESTMTPSWSFPFVCANTPPET from the exons CAAGACTCCTGCTATAAGGCTGTGATGAATCCGACAAAGTGGCACGAAGCTGAG GTGGCATGTCAAAGCTATGGCAAGAATTCCCATCTGGCCTCCATCCACAGCGCAGAGGAAAATGACTTCATCTTTCACCTGATGGGCAAGCCGCTGGATTACACTAAAGGACGGGCCTACTGGATCGGCGCACACGACACTTTCAAG GAGGGGTCTTTCATATGTGGACGGGATGGTTCGCCGAAATACATTTCC GGGACATTTCCTGCAGGCCAGCCCGATGCTCCCCCGGGAGAAAACT CTGGCTCTTGGATCCTGCAAAATG GCTTTGTAACGGAATCGACTATGACGCCAAGCTGGTCCTTCCCGTTTGTTTGTGCAAATACACCTCCGGAAACAG